From the genome of Astyanax mexicanus isolate ESR-SI-001 chromosome 3, AstMex3_surface, whole genome shotgun sequence:
CCTGATTCCAGTGAATGGCTCACCTGAAATTCCATATCCCTCCCACTACAAGCGGTTTGTCTTCAAGATGTTCACATTTGTTGATCCCACTTCTACGGCTCCCCTGGTGGAAAAGGTAATGTACATCCTGGTTTGTTTCAAAGTGTGTGTAGGTGAAATTAGACTGGTTTAAGATGCTTTTCGTCTCCTTCAGGTGTTTATCCACTGCAGTACAGCTGTGTGCCACCCAAGTAAAACTAACTCCTGTAAACACAATTGTGGTAAACAAAGTAGGCCAAGTTCTTATTTCTCTTTAGGGGGGCTTTATTTTGTCTGTGTTCTGGTTTTAATTTCTTTCTCCTTGTCTTTCAGGAAGAGATGTTTCAGCAGCAGAACGATATGCTCCTAAAGAGCCGGTGGTATCCAGTAAAGAAGTCCTTTTTATTAAAGCTTGAATGTCACTCCTGTGTTGTCTTATCTGAAATAAAGGTGCTTGATTTAAAGTTGTGGTGTTTGAGTATATGCATGATTACCCAGTCAGATGGTGAACCAACTGTTAAAAAGCCCACTGATTCTATATAGTAACATGAGATTGGAAGAAAAGGCTTTCTTTGTGAGGGTATCAAAGCATGGTTTGCAGTTTACATATGTAACGTGTACAGACCCAGTAAAGATTGGTAAAATGATAACTGGGTGATGAAACTACTGTGGTCACTATGCCCAGTTATttctgaggaaaaaaaatctgtggtTTAACATGCATGGTAGGTCCCCCAATACTCAGCCACTTCTCATAGTAACCCTAATTATACATGAGAACACCAAAAAAGGATGTGTATGCCCAAGGTTACAGATTcaattttaaaggtttttaaccATTATTTGTtagcagtttatatatatatatatatatataaagggttGGAGTAGAAGCTTTTAATTTGGCATGTGTATTTAGCACATGATTACTGAATGTGTGATTGTTTTAGCAAgttaaagttttatattttaataatttctgAATTTAAGTTAGCTTGAATCTTTTGAAGCGTCcaattttttgcagtttttttttactctaaaattGGACAAACCCAAATAATACTTAACACAATATAATCTTGATGAATGTTGAACTTTATGCCTCGATTTAATTTTCTAATTTAGTCTAGCAGACATTTTGACGAGGGATGACTAAAAGCTGGAATGCCAGTGGATGAATCTGCTTAGGAAAAATATAATTTCTTTACCACTTTGAAATGCATATTAATAAACATTTCCAGACCTATTGGAACTGGCATTACCACTGATCTTCACAGCATttgttaggggtgtgacgagacatcACGAGACGAGATGATAATGGGTTCACgagagacgagatttaaaaatacatttaagaaatcaaaaataaaaaacggcttgaaaactagtttgacaaaatcatataacgcagaCTTAGACTGATTTCTCaagaataaaacttaaaaaaaaataaaaaatatagtgcaaacaataaatgcaaaaaaacagtcatattaagactatggtttgtgtatTTTCTCCTAAATTTCCTAAAATACCctttgtttccactggagccaaaatgcagcgagatatacaacttaaaaagtggGTATGCAGCCTAAGCAACACagaggggcgctgcactaaagggggcacCAAATGAAAGCCCCTAATACATTTTTTCACAGGAGaacaatcagcttgctggttttgaggATCGCGGTGGGCTAGCAATGACCGAACTAATCAACCTCAAATTACACACAACAGTAGCACTTGTTAATGTTAACCATCATCAACATATCCAAAtcaaatctgagcaaaaaaatcagatttaaacaaTTGTTTACAATGTGAATAGACAATTGTTACACACACAGCTTTTAATCTCTATTAACCAAGCTACTCACAGCCTAGGCTGCAGTGAATATGGCAATGTCCTACTGAGGACCCATCCTAGGCAGATTTTCCAGTATCCCTTTAGTCACATATGGTACAGTCTAACAAGACTGTTGTTAAGTTGTATTACAGAAAGACCATAAGGAGAAGAATTCTTACCAATGTCTTCTCAGAAATAAAGCCTCGTTGCACCATTTTTACCCAATTCAAGTTCAAGGCTACACAACAAAATTGAACCTACATCCACAGATTGACCCAGACAGGATGTGGACTaactaaataaatcaaaaacacaGTCATTTATCAAAAAAGCTTTATTTTCCTTCAGGAAAGCTTACAATTACCAGAAAGGCACCTTCTCATTAACCCTAATGGGACCCAGGGAAACACTTCCTTGCCACTGTGGAGCTGAAACAGGAAACAGGGGGTAAGTAAAGCAGTTACATTTCTGGTTTAACAAACGGAATTTGCTATACTTACCTGCACCTGGCAGAACCTGTCCCACATCCCTGCTGCCACAGCTCGTATCACAACAGCTACAAACTCTGGAATCTCCATCCACAGAAGTCCATCTGAAACAGTCAAACCCTGGTCAGTAACCTGATCAACTGCACAAAATCTGAAGCTTCATTACCAAAACTCACCCATTATTACTGAAGGAACAGGCCTTGTGAACAGCATCAGTgggagcagaagcagcagcagccgccTTCAAGAAGCAGGTAAGGTAAATCTGCAGAGAAGCAAACACCATAAGCCCACAGGAACAGTACAGGCTATACAGAACACTGCAGTCCTCCTTACCAAACCACTTCTCTGCTGCTCAAACACAAAGGCTTCCAGCTGGAACTGCAGCTTGTCCCACTGAACCCGGGGCAGGAAACGAGACTGTGAGCCTGTAAGCTTAGCGTCTACCAGACACCTAGAAGGAGGAACAGTTAGACAAGTGCCCAAGATGGACAGTCAGACAGATGAACGCTGTACTCCAAACTAGTCTGAAGATGGATAGTTAGCAGAGGCATGCTTACCCATGATTCTCTATAAAGGAATATCTGGGAGTAGTGTTCAGGTCTGGCACAGTAGTGGCCACACAGCTATCCACAAAGATCCTCAGAGGAACATGGTTGTACTGCATCACAGCAGCTTCAATGTTGATGAAGTCTCCCAGGATGTACTGGTTAGAGGGTCTCTCAAACTGCCAGTCATCTGGAGAGAAAGAAGCAGCACCATTAGAGACAGTTTAACCCTTACACTACCTGCAGTGCTTTAATACAAACCCATCATGAGCCTGAGAGAGAAGACCAGACGTTCCTCAGCAGTCACAGTAGCGGCATAAGGGATCCAAGCAGGCAGGAGGGCATTGCTGCTCACATTAAACTTCCTGTGAACAAGCCAAACAGTCTCAATACAGACTCCTGCTTCTGGTTGCAGCATCTACACTGAACAGACAGCTCCTTACCGTGGATAGTGACACTCAATGCCCACCACAGTGCTCTTCGTCCTGACTACTGGAGATCCAGCAGATGATGGGGTGGAGGATTTTGGGACATAAATAATGTTGAAGGAATATACCAATTCTTCCTCAGTCATCTGCAGAAAGATGGGAAAGAATTACATTAGCTCCATTCGCAGACCAGACCAACAAGATCAGCTATTCTCAAACTCACCATTGACACACCATTACACAGCTGCAGTTCAGACTGAAAAAGGTAAACCTGAGCAGCAGAATCTTCTCCTGTTGCTGCACAGCCTCCAAGTGTGATCTCTGCTGGGCTTATTAGTTCTCCAGTTCCTAAGAAGTCCTTCTTTACCTGCACGTACACGTTGTTCTCGCTACACTGAACAGCTACACTAGTAGCACGAACAGGCTGTGGTGGTTCAAAATGCACTGCTGGCTGCTGAGGCTGCACTGGAGCTTGGGGATAATGCCACATCAGCTTTTTCACTGGACCCAGCATTTGTTTGAGTTGAACACTCAGAGGAGTTTGAGGAGGAATTGAAATTCCTCCTGAGACAGGAACTTTGGGCAAAGTTAGCTGAGCTGGAGCACCAACTGGATTACCAAACTGCGCATTACACACTCCCAACACAAGAACCAGCAAAACCCCAACCCCACACTGCTTTAGAGCCATCTTAGAAATTCTGTGAAATACTGAGGACTGTTTCTGCTGTTACCTGGAACTGCTTTTATGTAGAAACAGACAAAGGTGACTCCGCCCCCACTGGAGTGCTCTTAACACGCCTCTGGACCTGTTCTCTGTGTGACACAGGTGGCACCAATCAAGTTTCATTGGTTATACTGTGGAAAATGTGGGTCAACCTTCAACTGCCCACAAAAGATATTTAAATATCTGTGCCAGTTATGGATGTGATTTGTGATTTAGTTTTTGGCTTCTGTATAACGTGGACAAGTATCTTTGCAcaaatactaggggtgtgacgagatctcgtgggcGAGAGATttaaacgtgacaatatttctcgtcaagcttttaCCTGTCTTGCGggaaaaatagtttagtgtggacttttttaggcgggatctggcaacacagcaggagtgcaaccatgcactgtttgtggtgtatgcaaacgtagataagttctgtcattactagcccacggcgctccacaaaaccagcaagctgattggctgtttctcatgagaaaaaaattatttggggctttcatttggcactacctttagtgcagcgcccctatgcgtcgcataggctgcataccccctttttaattTGTATATCTgactgcattttggctccagtggaaacaataaacgttattttaggagaaaaaaacacaaaccatagtcttaatatgactggttgtagtttgcactAGGGTTAGTTAGTTTTATTCTTacgagagaaaccagtctgttaagtttgcgttatatgatttaatcaaataaaactctagttttcaagccatttttcaattttgaagttttcttaaaaaaaaaaatttaaaatcccGTCTCGTCTctttctcgtgaacccaatatcgtgtctcgtctcgtctcgtgatattagtgtctcgtcacacccctatatcTCCATCGTCTTCCCATCTTTCCGGTACAGGTTGATTTTGATTTCATGTGTacaatcatagactgtatatagctggacagagcatcgtctctcaaaagtgaagccaccacaggtcgggcgccccctgctgttcggctgcagaaagctgtgtaaccccacccatccccataggtttcaatggcaaaacagacaacattcaatcacgtttttttctaatatactgtaattctacctccattatttaaatgcagcagctagtgtaacctctgattatattgtcaaatttttatattctcacagagttcgtttttttaaacgttattcagctctattcattTTCATTggcggcgtccatctttatatacagtatgtgtacaaTGAACACTTCCAAACATAGGCTGGCTTAGATGAAGTCTAATCTGgcctttttttattaagaatttgaACCTCTAGGTTCATGgcatctctgtgtgtgtctgtacggCTGAGAGTTGTGTTCAGTAAAAGAGTATTCTGCTAAGCTGTACAACGTTGTAGTGAATTCCTACGCACAAGAACACAACACTAGGGAGCCGAATTGTCCAGTGGTCTAaatcactgccactatgagcggaagGTCGCAGTTTCgaaacccctgctcatgcagctttgccaggttttcaaaagataatttcaacacggcttcagtaaaatcttaataataataaaaataataatatttaaacaaaaaattacaaaacatggggcctcatgtactaaaggtgcgtacgcacaaaaacat
Proteins encoded in this window:
- the LOC111196315 gene encoding zona pellucida sperm-binding protein 3-like; the protein is MALKQCGVGVLLVLVLGVCNAQFGNPVGAPAQLTLPKVPVSGGISIPPQTPLSVQLKQMLGPVKKLMWHYPQAPVQPQQPAVHFEPPQPVRATSVAVQCSENNVYVQVKKDFLGTGELISPAEITLGGCAATGEDSAAQVYLFQSELQLCNGVSMMTEEELVYSFNIIYVPKSSTPSSAGSPVVRTKSTVVGIECHYPRKFNVSSNALLPAWIPYAATVTAEERLVFSLRLMMDDWQFERPSNQYILGDFINIEAAVMQYNHVPLRIFVDSCVATTVPDLNTTPRYSFIENHGCLVDAKLTGSQSRFLPRVQWDKLQFQLEAFVFEQQRSGLIYLTCFLKAAAAASAPTDAVHKACSFSNNGWTSVDGDSRVCSCCDTSCGSRDVGQVLPGAAPQWQGSVSLGPIRVNEKVPFW